CCTCATTGTGGGAATGCAATACGGGTTGAGGATGATGAACTGTGTGAGGTAGAATGTTCATGTGGTgtacaattttgttttagttgttTGTCAGAAGCACACTCCCCTTGTTCATGTCTGATGTGGGAGCTTTGGGCTAAGAAGTGTCGAGACGAATCAGAAACTGTTAATTGGATAACTGTTCATACAAAACCATGTCCAAAGTGTCACAAACCAGTGGAGAAGAATGGTGGCTGTAACTTGGTTAGCTGTATCTGTGGCCAAGCTTTTTGGTGAGCTTTCCTCCTTCCTGCATCAAATATTTCACccaacttttctctcttcattgCCACCTTTGACTATGAGTTGACATTtgcttgtgtttttttataatcattttctcCCTTTTGGTGCAGTTGGTTGTGTGGTGGAGCTACCGGCCGAGAGCATACTTGGTCAAGTATAGCTGGTCATAGCTGTGGTCGCTACAAAGAGCAAGAAAAAACAGCTGAACGTGCAAAGAGGGATCTATATCGGTATATGCACTATCATAACCGGTATAAAGCTCACACAGACTCCTTTAAGATTGAAAGTAAACTGAAAGAGACTATACAAGGGAAGATTTCCATTTCAGAAGAAAAAGATTCTACACTCAGAGATTATAGCTGGGTAAATAATGGACTCTCCAGACTTTTCAGATCTAGGCGAGTCCTATCATATTCATATGCATTTGCATTTTATATGTTTGGAGATGAGCTTTTTAAGGATGAAATGACAGACGCTCAAAGGGAAATAAAACAGAACTTATTTGAGGATCAACAGCAACAGCTTGAAGCAAATGTTGAAAAGCTCTCTAAAATTTTGGAGGAGCCTTTTGAAACCTTTTCAGATGACAAGGTTGTTGAGATAAGGATGCAGATACTCAACCTTTCTACAATTATTGACAAACTTTGTCAAAAAATGTGAGTGCTGATTTAAATAAGGTCCTGGTACATCACTTACTTTTGGTATTGATAGTTGTGAATTCTGATATTTGATGCAGGTATGAATGCATCGAGAATGATCTATTGGGTTCTCTCAATCTTGGCATTCATAGTATTGCTCCATACAAGTCAAAGGGCATTGAGAGGGCATCAGAACTTTCAGTTTGCTGGAACAACAAAGTCAATAATACTGGTAAATGCCTTTTGTGGGGTTTGTTTGAATAATTAACTGGACCAAAACCTTTTCGTGTTAGCATTGCCATTTTTTTGTGTGATACCTCTCATGGCTCATTAACGGGAAATTGAGTGAGCCAATTTTGATGGTTTGATCACTTTTATGTTTTGATTTGTTGCTTCCGTTCTTTTGTTATGCATTTATTTTGTGGCTGTGTTGGGGTTTTGATAGACTGATTTAATCTGTCATAAAGTGTTAAATTTGTATACGaggttacatatataaattttgctTATGGTGCTTATTGTAGatcttattttgtttgttgttatcTACCAACATGGAAATATGGTGGCaactcaaatttatatttttagctgTCTTATTCTATTATGTTATGAATGTTCTTATGTATGTCTTCTTCAGTTTGACTTTGTGGATGCTCATCAGAAATCTTACTGAGTGAAAAGGATTATTGTATATATGCTGCAAGCGTAGGTGTAACAGAAGAACTTGATCGACCATCTGGATCAGGGAGTTCAGAGGATAGTGGATGCTCTTCTCGTAAGCGTCCTAGAAAAGAGGGTCTTGGAGGAGGTGGTTTTTTTGATCTAAACTTGCCAGCAGAGTTTGTAGACAGAAATTGACTTTGAAGGACACCTTATTATACGTACAGGCGTACAGGTCTAACAACATAAAATTGCTTTGCTGCCTTTGGAAGGAAGGAATTATTCTTTTTGGATTTCACACCCCATTTGCTTTCTCATATCTTTCTTTTAGCCATATGTCTCTGCTGAGATAAGATATGTTTCCAAAGTTTCTTATTCCTATGCCATCTACCTTTCTGTTTGAAATCCTAGCGCTGTATATAGATACCTTGGCATTTATTTGCTAGTAGTTTTATGTAAATGGCTACCTTGAGGACAACTTCTAGGGTGCTTTTATTCCTATCTTATGGAGTTATTATAGGTGGAGGTAACTTCACTGATTTTTCTTCTCTCAtgtttacattatttttctGGTTTAAGTTACAATTTTCAAACGATTTCGACTATTCTTATTCGTTTCGTTACTAGATCGATCATTGCACTCGTTGCAAATTCTAATGCCTTTATGTAACAAAACAAAGATTActctattattttcaaatttgttcAAAAGCTGatgttttagaaattaaaaagttgATGTTTTTCCGACTATACCCTTCGTTTAAAACAAAGTGAGttacttttatattaataaataacacttgatttttacaagatagtgtaGTGTGGAGCATTTATAACTATATCACTTAGCTCAAAGATATACCACCCTTTCAAACACTCCATTGCGTATATCTAAAGAGGTATAATGGATATAGGAGGGGGGCGGTTAGAATTATAGAATACAACTATAAGCAAGGTAACCTAAATTACTCTGCATTTCATGTTTACTGTTAACTTATTGGTAAGTCATGCAAGCTTAATTATTAAGCTATGAGAAGGAGTAGAGAAGGAAAAGATAAGGAATTCGAAATGTGAAATTTGAAGTAACgcaaagaaaaagataacaaaaataaataaataataatttaaatgcaaaaaaaatgaaattagaatGTGATAATGTTGAGATCAAGTATGTCAAACTAcccttgatgtaatattaatgtttttttttattaaattttttttcaatttccacTTACATTTACTAAGACACTCAACTAGGATCCCTTGCGATGAAGAgtttaatttatctattctcTCTCTCAAATCCCTTTGTAAAAATTGAATAGTAAATTGCATGAGAGGCAAAACAAAGTCACTCTATCTCTAGCCATAAATTGTTTAGATGTTCTCTTCCCGTTCTTTAGAAATTATCATCTTTCAATGTATAACCCTTAAAATTAATGTAGAAgagcagaaaaaaaaacaatagaaacAACATTTAATAGATAATAAGAACAATTTTAGGCTTCCAATAATGTGGGTTTAACTTCGTCATGAGAAATTTTACACGTGCCAATATGGATGGAAGAAGGGCTGGAtgactaataaaaagaaagggagaaatGACTAAAAAAGATGATTCTCCTAAGAAATAAATAGGCTTTGAATAATTTTGAgacttgatatatttttttcttgtgtttcCTTCTCTTTAATTCCAGATAACTTACTTTTCACGTaggaaaaatatatcatatatttttttaattgacatcATTAACTAAATGGATGTTATGCAATTCTTTTAATTGACATCATTAACTCAAATGTACGGAAATGATGTCATTTACTATCGAGTGTTTCGTAGACCATGGCCTTATGATTTCATGTCATATGTTGTTATAAATTACTGATTTAgttataagaaaaatagtttCTTCTAAACTCGTGTAATTAAATCCTTTTatgttaaaactaaaaattattactaaCTGTATGCAAATCTTAATAGAAAAACACACACCATCGCTTGAACACTTGTAATCTTGTAATAagaatattgtaaaaaaacaaaaatataagtgtACAGGCAATAGTGGGCTTTAagaatattgtaaaaaataattgggtaacaaaaataattttttaggtgtgattaagagaaaaatataggtatatgcttatataattttttattcttagatTTACTTTTTATTGTTAGGATTGCTTTTTTCAAATTCAACTCAATAAATATAACCTTAATTCGAACCTCTACTCAATTCCTACTTGAGCTATAAGCCCATGTGCCATCTCTGGCAAGTGGAAATTGATTTCTACTCAATCCATTTGTTTGGGCAAAACTCCTTAACAACCCGCAATGGAAATTCATAAGCAAATGGATTGTGTAAAAGGGCAGATGCcattttttactaatttatgCAGCCACCCAATACAAAAATCCAGATTCTGGAAGTTCCTGATgcgtatttattatattttatttaattttagttattttattttattataaaatattttgaataatttttaattttttttatcaggttAAAAATCTGTTATTGCAGGTAATTTTACTCCCTCACCGGCGAGGGAGGGATTTTAGGATTTCACCCTAGAATCCACCGGCAAAGCAGTCTATATATCATCAAGTTTATATcagtgaagtattttttgcaaATCACAATTTACATAGTaacaaaaaagagagcaaaatttaactttttgcAATATACACTCTGCAAATGCAAGAATAATTGTGATAATGATGGTGCTATTTCTGATGTGTTTTTTTAGAGTATTTCAAAGAGTCCAAGTCATATATGCGTCAACATTTGTTTAGAGCTTTCAAAGGCATGACTCATGAGTGTGCATGAATGAGATTGGAAACTAAATGAATTTGGTGTAGTGCAAATCTTCGAATTTCCTCTCTTGCACTCAAAATGAGCCTCAGATTTTTTTCACCCTTCAATTATTTTCagaaatttcatttaattttaaagtttctTTTTGACAGACTTAATTTTAAAGTTGAGCTTATatgaaaatagattttttaatctgaaatgattttatccaaaattaatatttatttaattctcGAATTTACttaaaccaatattttttttttacatataaaccaatattatttagaaaacctttttaatgataatgattAACCCTAATTTTGCAACTACGCTTCATCCCTCTACCTCTCTCAAATTTCTTAATTGCTGGCAATTTAAGTTTGTTAGTTCCGTGACCTTGATTATCATTGACAGGAATTTGTTAAATTCTGGGAAGCTTTGAAAGCTTATAAGCtatatataagttatatataGGTTAAGAGCTAAAAGTTAGTTAAaagcttataaaaaattaacttatttaattgaaataatttggTAAGATTAGTTTATAAGTTAACTAATAAATGTTAAACGATGTAAAaagacatttaatatttttaaaattttaattttaataacttttcatcttaaaaagtaggataataattttttaaaaattttatattacaaaaaaatgataaaactaaatttttaattttttggaaaagtaaaattaaattaaattaaatttattagaattatattgtttaaaatcgtttttaacatttaaatactttattaataataccatgttaaaacaaaaaataaaaaaaaatcttcataaattttattaaacattattttttttatttgtacaacAAAAACTTGAATATATACGTCTCTCACttgtataattataaaaaataacgaacaaaaaaaaagagaatttttaaattaaataaaagagtaaaatgaaatttaaaataaaatagtaagaataaaattaaaaaaaaatagtaacttaTAAGCTAGTTTATTTTCCATAAACTATTTCAAATAAGTTATTAGTTTATGAAAATTAAGCTCGTGCACTAagtgaatttattttaataaaaaaaacttataaactaattaaagaaatttatagGCTTACCAAACATAATACTTAAACATAAGTGTTTGAAGACAACATTATAACTATTGCACATCTCAGATTTTTCCACTTGCATATTTTTTGGCTACGATATTTACAATTTCTAAGATCATATCATGGGCAATTTGGCATGGATTTAGATATTCTCGTATTGTTAAGTAGCattatattaaaagaataatagaCCCAAAGTTAATTATGGTaagtttttatttgataaaaaaaggactttttctttctaaaataatCATACCGTATTACTCATTTCGGCATGAATTTGCTTGTCGTTGCCAACATTTTGTCTGTGTTACTGGTTTCCAATTTCCGTGCCTTTtgtctctctatctctctctctcagtCTCACCAATCTCAACGATAAGATTCTGTTTGCTCTGTTTTGTGTTGAAAGAAACTTCGGTTACTTTCTGACAAGATTATAAAATGTTACCAACCCCAATATATGCATGCATTGGTTCCATATACTAAGAGAGGTGCAGCAGCTCACTCATTAATTGATGCATTAACAATATCAGTAAATGATTCGTTTAATAAGTTTTCCTATTGATCTATGTGCCTATACCAAACTTTAAAGCTCAATAGTAACACAAGTATTCTAGTTAACAAGAGTATCAATTTGTCATAAagaataaagttaaaataaaagtttaagtgTCGAGTTAATATTAACTTTGTTTGTATTTGAATTAATGTATAACCAATTTACAAACAAGAGATAAGAAATTGTGatagataagaagaaaaaaagaatttgaaattaaaaagataagagtaataaaataaagagttaatgcaaaagataattttagaatttaaatatgATGGGTCTATCATGCTTGAATATGCTTGATgtgatattaatatttttttctattaaatgcTTTCACAATTTCTACCTACATTTAGTCAAACACTCAACCTCGATCCCTCATAATGAAGAGCTCAATTGCAAAATCTCTTTGCAAAGATTGAATAGTAAATCACATGAAGCATGAAAATGTATGCAAAGACAAAACAAAGTCACTTTATTCCTAGCAATGAATTGTTTAGATGTTATTTcccagttttttaaaaattactatttcctaatgtataacccctaaaactaatgcgTGGATGATCAGACCATACAATAAAGATGACGAACAGAAAAgaagaagcaatagaaatagaaattgcATTTAATAGATAATAAGAGTAGTTACATTACAAGAGTGTTGGCTGTTAGGCTCCCAGCAGAGAGGGTTTAACTTCTTATGACcatgagagactttacacttCAGGATGAAAGAAGGGGTTGGATAACTAGAAAGGGAGGAATAGCTAGAAAAGGAGGGTTTTCCCTGTGAGATAGGCTCAGGCTTTAGATAACTTTAATAGAGAACTCTAAGACTCGTGTGTATTTCTTTTCTGCTTCCTACTCATTTTATAGGCCTAAGGTAACTATTCATGCTAACTTCACGCATAGTGTGGGCTTTTGCACGCCTTTGGACTTTTTCGTGGGTCATCTTTGCGCTAAGCCTGGGCTTGCCCGCTAAGCGAGGGTGCGCGCTAAACTTGGATTGCACGCTAAGTGAGTTGTCCAATTCTTTTAACTTTTCTTCAAGATTTTTTCTTccagtttttgcatcaatttttctcTAAAGCATTTAAAATCTTCTTATTTTGAATTCTACTaataaaaaactacaaaaatattaatttcttcattatttcattaaaaataatagtaaagtgaaaaaattgtaattattattagacaaaattgattatcaaattaattcaaattttctagTTATTACTAGCTAGTTGCAATGTTGCATATCtcttcataaatataaaatttcgtaAGTTGTTTGac
Above is a window of Glycine soja cultivar W05 chromosome 12, ASM419377v2, whole genome shotgun sequence DNA encoding:
- the LOC114379697 gene encoding probable E3 ubiquitin-protein ligase ARI1 isoform X1 — translated: MDDYASSDEDYHYDSDQEDSVEAYENDENYALLSSKGPTTKVITKESLLAAQKEDLRRVMDMLSVREQHARTLLIFHRWDVENLFEVYVDKGKSFLFAEAGVSVDEHRDSDSPVPPDFMCNICMDEVPSSKTTRMDCGHCFCNGCWIEHFIVKINEGQSKRIRCMEHKCNSICDEAVVRTLLSREHSHMAEKYERFLLESYIEDNKRVKWCPSTPHCGNAIRVEDDELCEVECSCGVQFCFSCLSEAHSPCSCLMWELWAKKCRDESETVNWITVHTKPCPKCHKPVEKNGGCNLVSCICGQAFCWLCGGATGREHTWSSIAGHSCGRYKEQEKTAERAKRDLYRYMHYHNRYKAHTDSFKIESKLKETIQGKISISEEKDSTLRDYSWVNNGLSRLFRSRRVLSYSYAFAFYMFGDELFKDEMTDAQREIKQNLFEDQQQQLEANVEKLSKILEEPFETFSDDKVVEIRMQILNLSTIIDKLCQKMYECIENDLLGSLNLGIHSIAPYKSKGIERASELSVCWNNKVNNTGVTEELDRPSGSGSSEDSGCSSRKRPRKEGLGGGGFFDLNLPAEFVDRN
- the LOC114379697 gene encoding probable E3 ubiquitin-protein ligase ARI2 isoform X2, whose product is MDDYASSDEDYHYDSDQEDSVEAYENDENYALLSSKGPTTKVITKESLLAAQKEDLRRVMDMLSVREQHARTLLIFHRWDVENLFEVYVDKGKSFLFAEAGVSVDEHRDSDSPVPPDFMCNICMDEVPSSKTTRMDCGHCFCNGCWIEHFIVKINEGQSKRIRCMEHKCNSICDEAVVRTLLSREHSHMAEKYERFLLESYIEDNKRVKWCPSTPHCGNAIRVEDDELCEVECSCGVQFCFSCLSEAHSPCSCLMWELWAKKCRDESETVNWITVHTKPCPKCHKPVEKNGGCNLVSCICGQAFCWLCGGATGREHTWSSIAGHSCGRYKEQEKTAERAKRDLYRYMHYHNRYKAHTDSFKIESKLKETIQGKISISEEKDSTLRDYSWVNNGLSRLFRSRRVLSYSYAFAFYMFGDELFKDEMTDAQREIKQNLFEDQQQQLEANVEKLSKILEEPFETFSDDKVVEIRMQILNLSTIIDKLCQKMYECIENDLLGSLNLGIHSIAPYKSKGIERASELSVCWNNKVNNTV